TGTTACAAAACCGATCTATAAGATGAAAGATGCGAATCTTTATAAACTATTTTCGGGTTTCATTTATCTTTTAGATGTGAGACTTGCGTTTTTCTCAATATACTGATGGTCTGTTTGTTTTTGCCTCAAAGaggaaaaaatcgtgcggtttggccTAATGCTCCAAGTTGGAGCTTCTATTTTTTTCAGTTTATTGAACCTTGAGGCGCTAGAAATAGCATGGATACGTTGTTCGAAACACATGCTGAATAAGTTTTTTTTGTGTGAATCAGGTTTTGCAGCGGAAGAACAAGGCGTATCGGAAAAGGTAATAAAGAGGGCATTTTCTGCAACAGAAGACGATTTTCTGGCTCTTGTGAAGAAGCAATGGCTAACGAAACCACAGATAGCATCTTCAGGCACATGTTGTTTGGCCGGGATAATTTGCAATGGCATGCTGTATGTTGCAAATGCAGGAGATTCACGAGCTGTGTTAGGAAGAGTGAAGAAGGGAACAAAGGAAACATTAGCTGTTCAGTTATCTGCAGAACATAATGTCAACATAGAAACTGAGAGAAATGATGTTAGGTTAAAGCATCCTTATGATCCACAGATTGTGGTTATGAAACACTCGGTTTGGCGCGTGAAAGGCATCATACAGGTAGAAGCTTCAGAGATTCATattgttttaattccttaacagAAAAGTTTTAGAACCATTTATTACTCCAATTCTTTCTTAACAGAACTTGTTATTACAGGTTTCAAGATCCATAGGTGATGCATATCTAAAGAAAGCCGAATTTAACACGGAGCCTCTGCCACAAAAGTTTAGACTAGCCGAAACCTTTTTCAAGCCGATTCTTAGTAGTGAACCATCGGTATCGATTCATAAAATCCAACCGGAAGATCAATTTCTCATCTTTGCTTCTGATGGTTTATGGGAGCATCTTAGCAACCAAGCAGCTGTCAATATAGTTAGCAACAATCCACGCAACGTAAGTTTCCTTCCGAATATCTCAACCGTGTTTTCCTATTCACGAGTTCTTTTCTTTCTCACTAAGATTGATTTATGTAACAGGGAATAGCACGGAGACTTGTGAAAGCAGCGCTTAAAGAAGCAGCTAAGAAAAGAGAGATAAGATTGTCAGATCTTCAGAAGATCGAACAAGGAGTTAGGAGACATTTTCATGACGATATTACAGTAATCGTTGTATATCTAAATCGTAAACTGATCGATAACAGCTCTCTATGTAGTTCTCCTCTTTCAATCAAAGGTGGTAGGCATGTCAATTTTTAGTGCAAAGAATGAAAGAACTCTCTAAGCATCTTCCATTCAGTACCTGTTTTTAGAATTGTTGTATAAAGAAGATAGGTAGATAACTTGACATGGTGTGGTTGAATTGAAACTTGAGGATTATCATGGAAACTATTTCTCTTTAAAACTTCGCCTGATTGACTCACAACCCCCGTCATCACACATTTCGTTTATAGATGAAATTAAGAGAATTGTAACTAAGCAGACTATGAATGCACACGATTCGGTTTGTATGGATCTTGTAATTTCTGCCAATATGGCCTCAACTTCACCTGATTTTAGAACAATGATTCTCTGTAATTTTTATGACAGTAACAAGATTGAAcatttatgtatgtttctatGTTTGAATTATCCAAGGTCACTTTAGATTAATGCAATGCAGTAACCTCATTAATCTGTGCTAACAAGTACTCCTTATTGGATCACTATTAAATTctctttaaatttattaaattatttatgtatATGATTTATTTGAATAACACATTTAACAACACCTTCAAAAAGAATTTGAGAGAAGAAGCATGTATAGAAGTTGCTTCCTTCTTCTACAATAATTCATTGCTTTTAATGTGGCACAAAATAGACGAATTTCAAAGAATATTGGAGATGGTTTTTAGGCATGATCTTAGATTTAAGCCATCTTTCTATAATGAAATCAAAACCAAGTACTTGAAAAAAAATGGAGGAGATAATATATGTCATTGAAGAACACAAATTCATTTGGGAAAAAAACATGATGCATTATTATGAGTGACAAATTGACCGATAAAAGGAGAACAATCTTTAACGGTTTAGTAAAAATCATTGAAAGTAATATTGCTTTGAAGTCGATAGATGTCTCTCACATATCAAAAACAACTGTTAAATATTTGAGATGATTGATTAGATTGTGAAAGAAGTAGGGAAAAAATGTGGTTCAGTTCGTGATAAAAAATGCAATAAATTGCAAAACTATTGGAGCTATGTTAATAGATAAATGAAAGAAGTTCGTCATTAAACAATTGCAAATGGTAATAAGATAATTCAATATATTGACTTTGGGTTGTCTCATGAAGAACAACTGAGCATGATAAGAATGTTTATCTCTAATAATGAGGGAAGCAGAAGAATAAATATATTTTGCTGCTCTTTACATTTTGCTGAACATTCTGCAACTTATTCTCTGCATTGATCTTAATATATTGCACCCTTCATTTTTCATTGCCGTTTACATTTTGCAACCTACATTATGCACTACTCTTTACATTATACTCTACTCTATATTATGTTGTACATTCTGCTTTACATTTTGTAGCCTACAActaattcattatttttctttataatttagtCTCAAGCCTTTGTGGGATATTATTGATGATAGGATATTATCGTTGCAGGCTGTTATCTCAATCCTCAACCACATTTACAGAATTACAGTGAAGCGGGAATTGTATGATTGCTTGCAGAGAATGATTGAGATGTTGACGAAATTAACAAAATTGATGCACGAGTTGAATATTTTAAgacaatagaaaaaaaaaaaaaaggtagtcTAATTATAATGGGTATCCTTAAAACTAAACTCCAGTATAATGGTGGGAGTCATATAGAGACAATCATCCAGAACTTCAAACTTTTACAATTCAAGTGTTTGATAGAATTAGAATTTGTCTAAACTCACCGTGCATATAATTTTGTCAATTTATTGAGATCTTAAAACCCATGTTAAGATCCTACAATTTTTTATACCCTAAAATGGCAATCTCAACTAGATTTCTTAGCAAATATCCATGCTAAGCAAATATCCATGCTAAGATCTTCAAAAACTTTTAAACTAAACAACAAAACTACTTGGGAAATTCCAACTTCAAAACATATCCATCTATCATTTCTAGCATGCAACACAATGCTAGAAATGATAGATGGATATGTTTCATAACATATTCATCTATCATTTAGATTCCAGAAGACCATATAAGTATTCCAGAcaataactaaaaaaaacaataataaactgAGCCAACTCCAACATAGTTCAAACTTGAGTACTTGACTCAACAATTAATCTGTTAGACTTAGTTCATGAATCAAATTGGCGGATATtatattgaaaattaattttcttaGCTATAAAAGCTGCCACATAAGCTTTTTAACAGAATTAAacagatattaaaaaaaaatcaattaacatTGGATTAAAAAATCTATCTAAAGAAACAACTTAAAATCTAATTCAGcatgataaaataatttaaacagcGGTAGCAACTATGCCAAAGAAAATCATAGCAAGTCAGGGTGTAAATCAATTGATAATTTTCCTAACACATAATGTATTGTATGAAATAATGGTCCTTCCATTCATTTGTACAGCCAAGAAAGAAATGTCAACCCCAGAAACAGAATACTATATTCTCCAAGCTTTGGTCCATACGAAATAGATTACAAGTTACTATTTcagcaacaacaaaaaattacagAGTTTTCTCCACATCCAGCACTACAGATATACAATTTTCTATGTTGGCAACTTCAGATATAAAACTTCAAAGCGTTCACTTATCTTTAAAATAACAGCAAAGGTAATAGAAATTAGAAGCTACAgccttaattaaaaaaaaaaagtcaagttTAAGCACCTACATAAAAAAGCATCAGGATTCAGCCACATAGTATAT
The Vicia villosa cultivar HV-30 ecotype Madison, WI linkage group LG6, Vvil1.0, whole genome shotgun sequence genome window above contains:
- the LOC131610294 gene encoding probable protein phosphatase 2C 38 translates to MTISCWKPSVERDDGLLWYKDLGNHLYGEFSMAVIQANSSLEDHSQLESGPLSSDYLGPQGTFVGVYDGHGGPAASKFVNDNLFSNFKSFAAEEQGVSEKVIKRAFSATEDDFLALVKKQWLTKPQIASSGTCCLAGIICNGMLYVANAGDSRAVLGRVKKGTKETLAVQLSAEHNVNIETERNDVRLKHPYDPQIVVMKHSVWRVKGIIQVSRSIGDAYLKKAEFNTEPLPQKFRLAETFFKPILSSEPSVSIHKIQPEDQFLIFASDGLWEHLSNQAAVNIVSNNPRNGIARRLVKAALKEAAKKREIRLSDLQKIEQGVRRHFHDDITVIVVYLNRKLIDNSSLCSSPLSIKGGRHVNF